From Cyclobacteriaceae bacterium, a single genomic window includes:
- a CDS encoding CPBP family intramembrane metalloprotease: MAGILVEVIVSWILLWVVCKEHLPALGITPTRFRMIHLFGGLLVAAACCAAYEIMTTAFGNNQWILNSEITGSAILEGSRYTLVSVLYEELIFRGALLYIAIKKLGVTKACFLSASCFGIYHWFTFNTLGNPVMMVITFLMTGIAGLAWAFAFAKTGSMYLPMGLHLGWNLCNMVLFSSGSSVQSILVRANENKAQGVTSLFIFLFQVLALPLITYWYLKRGIGEKLR; the protein is encoded by the coding sequence ATGGCCGGCATCTTAGTTGAGGTAATAGTATCCTGGATATTACTCTGGGTTGTCTGCAAAGAACATCTGCCTGCGTTGGGGATTACGCCCACAAGATTCAGAATGATTCATCTTTTTGGAGGGTTGCTGGTGGCAGCGGCGTGTTGTGCGGCGTATGAAATCATGACAACGGCATTTGGCAACAATCAATGGATATTAAATAGTGAGATAACCGGGTCTGCAATTCTGGAAGGCTCGAGATACACGCTGGTCTCCGTTTTATATGAAGAGCTGATCTTCAGGGGAGCTTTGCTGTATATCGCTATAAAAAAACTTGGTGTAACGAAGGCGTGCTTTCTCTCAGCAAGCTGTTTTGGAATTTACCACTGGTTTACGTTCAATACGTTGGGAAATCCGGTGATGATGGTGATTACTTTTCTGATGACAGGTATTGCAGGACTCGCCTGGGCTTTTGCTTTTGCCAAAACAGGTTCTATGTATTTACCGATGGGTCTGCACCTGGGATGGAACCTGTGCAATATGGTTTTGTTTTCAAGCGGGTCTTCTGTTCAATCAATTCTCGTACGGGCTAATGAGAACAAGGCACAGGGGGTTACTTCATTATTTATTTTTCTGTTTCAGGTTTTGGCGCTGCCGCTGATTACGTACTGGTATTTGAAGAGAGGGATTGGTGAAAAGCTCCGTTAG
- a CDS encoding serine hydrolase → MDIIKTVKILFPALLISAGSISQPTVRKELTKSFDNYILQHVKNNDFSGTVLIAKKDSILFQKAYGNASAKKLNTIDTRFRISSITKTFTAAIITQLVEEGLLTFKDTVTKFIPGYPNGNKITIEHLLRHRSGIPDYASFPDFAEKMKAPMKLSEMVNLFKDKPLDFPPGSANSYSNSGYTLLAYIAELVKNKKFELLLQDQILKPQGLLNTSIDHFADYEKAGSAAGYKIMHNRETEKVAPYFIENLIGSGFLSSTSHDIYKWTNQVFSSRVFDIRKALYGWASRNYFGYDLIEQSGRTDGFIAYTSYYLKDGLMIIYLGNIESYVFNRMKKDLAAIYYGKDYEEPEIRNTQKIGNSSKQKWVGKFQLDAATAFSIYESQNTLYFKYNNSKTAHELIPLKENGLFLRLYGVSLKLKDNLVYWVADGESKECKRIE, encoded by the coding sequence ATGGATATAATCAAAACAGTTAAAATTTTATTCCCTGCATTGTTAATATCCGCTGGCTCTATTTCCCAGCCGACAGTACGAAAGGAATTGACGAAATCATTTGACAATTACATTCTTCAGCATGTAAAGAATAATGACTTTTCAGGCACAGTTCTGATAGCAAAAAAAGATTCCATTCTGTTTCAGAAAGCTTATGGAAATGCTTCTGCAAAGAAATTAAACACTATCGATACCCGTTTCAGGATATCATCGATAACTAAAACATTTACCGCCGCTATCATCACTCAATTGGTAGAGGAGGGGTTGCTGACGTTTAAGGATACCGTAACTAAATTTATTCCAGGGTACCCAAACGGTAATAAGATTACGATTGAACATTTATTGCGACACCGTTCTGGAATACCCGACTATGCTTCATTTCCTGATTTTGCGGAGAAGATGAAGGCACCCATGAAGTTGAGTGAAATGGTAAATTTGTTTAAAGACAAACCTTTGGATTTTCCGCCTGGTTCTGCAAATAGTTATTCTAATTCAGGCTATACCTTGCTGGCATATATTGCGGAACTAGTTAAAAATAAAAAATTTGAATTACTCCTTCAGGACCAAATACTAAAGCCCCAGGGTTTGCTTAATACCTCTATCGACCATTTTGCTGATTATGAAAAAGCGGGCAGCGCAGCAGGATATAAAATAATGCACAATCGTGAAACAGAGAAAGTAGCTCCCTACTTTATTGAGAATTTAATCGGCAGTGGTTTTCTAAGTTCCACGTCTCACGACATATATAAATGGACAAATCAGGTCTTTTCGTCAAGGGTATTCGACATTCGTAAAGCGCTATACGGATGGGCTTCAAGAAATTATTTTGGATATGATTTGATTGAACAGTCGGGCAGAACCGACGGCTTTATTGCCTATACTTCCTATTATCTAAAAGATGGGCTAATGATTATTTACCTGGGCAACATAGAAAGCTATGTTTTTAACAGGATGAAAAAGGATCTCGCAGCCATCTATTATGGCAAAGATTATGAAGAGCCCGAAATCAGAAATACCCAGAAAATTGGGAATTCCAGCAAACAGAAATGGGTGGGGAAATTCCAACTGGATGCTGCTACTGCCTTTTCGATTTATGAATCACAAAATACCTTATACTTCAAATATAACAATAGCAAAACTGCGCACGAGTTAATACCATTAAAAGAGAATGGTCTTTTCTTAAGATTGTATGGTGTTTCGCTTAAGTTGAAAGATAATCTCGTTTACTGGGTAGCGGATGGTGAAAGTAAAGAGTGCAAGAGGATTGAATAA
- a CDS encoding ATP-binding cassette domain-containing protein: MNVLEFDSLHLEFGMRRVLSSIYMKCETGKITALLGRNGSGKSCLMKIVFGSMSAEHKSIRINGVPLIGNHLSKQLISYLPQGHFIPDFISIRKAFELFQVRTDVIQDSFADIQDLSTKKAGELSFGQLRLLEVCLMLYSPHPFCILDEPFSGMAPLQIEKLQTLIKAASIHKGILITDHLHEQVRSIADNVYVLSNGATHLIKEREELVRFGYLST, encoded by the coding sequence ATGAACGTCCTTGAATTTGACAGCCTGCATCTTGAATTCGGAATGAGACGCGTACTTTCTTCCATTTATATGAAATGCGAGACAGGAAAGATCACCGCTTTGCTTGGTCGAAATGGCTCAGGGAAATCGTGTCTTATGAAAATTGTATTCGGCTCCATGAGTGCTGAGCACAAATCCATACGAATCAACGGAGTTCCATTGATTGGAAATCATCTAAGTAAACAATTGATCTCCTATCTTCCGCAAGGACATTTTATTCCGGATTTTATAAGCATCAGAAAAGCTTTCGAGTTGTTTCAGGTCAGGACAGATGTTATACAGGATTCTTTTGCCGATATTCAGGACCTTTCAACAAAAAAGGCAGGGGAGCTTTCCTTCGGTCAGCTACGGCTTCTTGAGGTGTGTCTTATGTTGTATTCACCTCACCCCTTCTGCATTCTGGACGAACCATTTTCCGGCATGGCGCCGCTGCAAATAGAAAAACTTCAGACACTCATAAAAGCGGCCAGTATCCATAAAGGAATTCTGATCACGGATCACCTTCATGAGCAGGTGCGATCTATTGCTGACAATGTATATGTATTAAGCAATGGAGCAACGCATCTGATTAAGGAGCGGGAAGAACTGGTAAGATTCGGGTATCTGAGTACCTGA